Proteins encoded within one genomic window of Episyrphus balteatus chromosome 1, idEpiBalt1.1, whole genome shotgun sequence:
- the LOC129914461 gene encoding TBC1 domain family member 17: MSESIRYECNQQQLMRTSNDSQQLQQSPTPMDEPIGTVQILCTHDGVLLKQASAEHIADLNTSGALSVVEYSPSKRKYIEWHPNENILIADDTQDQGDWALVDTISRRTRTTSECRVFNTKPDSQTKSRCIRCNLEDLRSIEVKNRGQTIRLLKKDSGALHSEYFFQHGNADMFVRSMRQLHILDVSNTNRDEFVVLSIETQKLKKTFAELDIGEIKASSTAAESWLPNRLVGFLVNFPDYVPPPFHRPQPRSRPVVNEDYQVLSRDQSHEVTPETETPKDDDESSKEEVVVENKLPKREIIERGLPLSENQWLEFQTPDGRISDPTRIKEIIFRGGVDNRLRSEVWKYLLNYYHWDDTDVERSKRRKEKSMEYYSMKAQWLSMTPIQEHNFSGYRDRKCQIEKDVKRTDRTLEYFAGEDNPNLMVLQGILMTYVMYNFDLGYVQGMSDLLAPILAIQENEVDAFWCFVGFMDMVFNNFDIDQAGMKTQFNQLKRLLEFANRPLFQYMKTHDSDNMYFCFRWLLVWFKREFSTDDVLKLWECLWTRLPCPNYQLLISVAILDQQTDIIIGNQYEFNEILKHVNELSGEINLKATLELAEAIYKQIKNAETLTNDIRVIIGEHPTEPFGSQELPHDFEDGFDELVRELTPEEKEKQQAMLEEACEQSMFLQFL; encoded by the exons ATGTCAGAATCGATAAGATACGAATGCAATCAACAACAATTAATGCGAACTAGCAACGATAGCCAACAATTACAACAGTCGCCAACTCCAATGGATGAACCAATTGGAACTGTACAG ATACTTTGCACCCACGacggtgttttattaaaacaagctAGCGCCGAACATATTGCTGACCTAAATACCAGCGGCGCTTTAAGTGTTGTTGAATATTCCCCAAGCAAACGAAAGTACATCGAATGGCATCCAAATGAGAATATTCTAATTGCCGATGATACCCAAGATCAAGGTGATTGGGCTTTAGTCGATACGATTTCCCGTCGAACTCGAACGACTTCAGAATGTCgtgtttttaatacaaaaccCGATAGCCAGACCAAGTCGCGATGTATTCGTTGTAATTTGGAAGATTTGCGTTCAATTGAAGTTAAGAATCGTGGACAAACTATTCGATTACTCAAAAAAGATTCTGGCGCCCTTCATAGTGAATATTTCTTTCAGCATGGAAATGCTGATATGTTTGTTCGTTCGATGAGGCAATTACACATTTTGGATGTGTCCAATACAAATCGAGATGAATTTGTTGTCCTCAGCATTGAAAcgcaaaagttgaaaaagacTTTTGCTGAATTGGACATTGGAGAGATAAAAGCAAGTTCGACGGCAGCGGAAAGTTGGTTGCCAAATAGATTGGTTGGGTTCTTGGTTAATTTCCCAGATTATGTGCCACCACCGTTTCATAGGCCACAGCCTAGGTCGAGACCTGTGGTGAATGAAGATTATCAGGTTTTGAGTAGAGATCAGAGTCATGAAGTGACTCCAGAGACCGAGACACCGAAGGATGATGATGAAAGTAGCAAGGAGGAAGTTGTGGTGGAGAATAAATTACCCAAAAGAGAAATTATTGAAAGAG GTTTACCCCTCAGCGAAAATCAATGGTTGGAATTTCAAACTCCAGACGGACGTATTTCCGATCCAACTCGCATAAAAGAGATCATATTTCGCGGCGGTGTTGACAATCGACTCCGCAGTGAAGTTTGGAAATATCTTCTCAATTACTATCACTGGGATGATACCGACGTCGAACGTTCTAAGCGTCGCAAGGAAAAGTCCATGGAGTATTACAGCATGAAAGCCCAATGGCTATCAATGACACCAATTCAAGAGCACAATTTTTCCGGTTATCGTGACCGAAAGTGTCAAATAGAAAAAGACGTTAAGCGCACAGATCGCACACTTGAATATTTTGCCGGTGAAGATAATCCAAATTTAATGGTATTGCAGGGTATTCTAATGACTTATGTAATGTACAACTTTGATCTGGGCTATGTACAAGGAATGAGTGATCTATTAGCACCAATTTTGGCCATTCAAGAGAACGAAGTTGATGCGTTTTGGTGCTTTGTTGGGTTTATGGATATGGTATTTAATAATTTCGATATAGACCAAGCTGGCATGAAGACCCAGTTCAATCAACTGAAGCGACTCTTAGAGTTTGCTAACCGTCCATTGTTCCAATATATGAAAACTCATGACTCGGACAATATGTACTTTTGCTTCCGTTGGCTTTTGGTATGGTTTAAGCGCGAGTTTTCAACAGATGATGTTTTGAAATTGTGGGAGTGCCTATGGACACGGTTGCCATGTCCTAACTATCAACTCTTGATAAGTGTTGCAATTCTAGACCAACAAACTGATATCATAATCGGGAATCAATATGAATTCAATGAGATCCTAAAACACGTTAACGAACTATCCGGCGAAATTAATCTGAAAGCTACACTCGAACTTGCCGAGGCgatttacaaacaaataaaaaatgcagAGACGCTCACGAATGATATCAGAGTTATAATTGGAGAACATCCAACGGAACCATTTGGAAGTCAAGAACTGCCTCACGACTTTGAAGACGGCTTTGATGAACTTGTTCGCGAACTAACGCCTGAAgagaaagaaaaacaacaagCCATGCTGGAAGAGGCCTGTGAGCAATCAATGTTCTTGCAATTCTTGTaa
- the LOC129914493 gene encoding KRR1 small subunit processome component homolog, with amino-acid sequence MSDDENDDNHPTSTEPVENAWAMKIPEFKADHNLNGLVEESSFATLFPKYREKYLKEVWPLVQQTLGEFHLKAELDLVEGSMVVKTSRKTWDPFIVIKARDMIKLMARSVPFEQAKRVLEDEIGCDIIKIGSLVRKKDKFVKRRQRLIGPNGATLKSIELLTDCYVLVQGNTVSALGPYRGLQQVRDIVTETMNNVHPIYNIKALMIKRELAKDPKLANEDWSRFLPKFKNKNISKRKQPKNKKPKKEYTPFPPEQPESKIDKQLASGEYFLNKEQKQGRKNKEREEKQAASAKKQEEKRSKDFQPPEEPNRKRKTDADGSDKVDVKALKAKLAKANKKMKTK; translated from the coding sequence ATGAGTGACGATGAAAACGATGACAACCATCCCACCTCCACCGAACCAGTTGAAAATGCTTGGGCTATGAAAATCCCTGAATTCAAAGCCGATCACAATCTAAATGGTTTAGTTGAAGAAAGTTCATTTGCCACGCTTTTTCCAAAATATCGTGAAAAATATCTAAAAGAAGTATGGCCTTTAGTACAACAAACATTAGGTGAGTTTCATCTTAAAGCTGAACTTGATTTAGTCGAAGGTAGTATGGTCGTGAAGACTAGCAGAAAAACATGGGATCCATTTATTGTAATCAAAGCTAGAGACATGATCAAGCTGATGGCTCGAAGTGTTCCCTTTGAACAAGCAAAACGTGTCCTGGAAGATGAAATCGGATGTgatattattaaaattggtaGTTTGGTGAGGAAGAAGGATAAATTTGTTAAAAGACGACAACGTTTAATTGGACCAAATGGAGCCACTCTCAAATCAATCGAACTTCTTACAGATTGTTATGTTTTAGTTCAAGGCAACACAGTTTCAGCTTTGGGACCTTACCGAGGCTTACAGCAAGTTCGTGATATTGTTACTGAAACTATGAATAATGTTCATCCAATTTATAACATTAAAGCTTTAATGATTAAAAGAGAATTGGCAAAAGATCCGAAATTAGCCAACGAAGATTGGTCACGATTTTTGCCTAAAttcaaaaacaagaatattagTAAACGTAAGCAACCGAAGAATAAGAAACCTAAAAAGGAATATACTCCATTCCCGCCAGAGCAGCCTGAaagtaaaattgataaacaATTGGCTTCGGGTGAGTATTTCCttaataaagaacaaaaacagGGAAGGAAGAATAAGGAAAGGGAGGAGAAACAAGCTGCTTCGGCTAAGAAGCAAGAAGAGAAACGTAGTAAAGACTTCCAACCACCTGAAGAGCCAAACAGAAAGAGGAAAACTGATGCGGATGGTTCGGATAAGGTGGATGTTAAGGCGCTGAAGGCTAAATTAGCCAAAGCTAATAAGAAGATGAAAACGAAATGA